One genomic segment of Erythrolamprus reginae isolate rEryReg1 chromosome 2, rEryReg1.hap1, whole genome shotgun sequence includes these proteins:
- the LOC139162081 gene encoding transient receptor potential cation channel subfamily V member 6-like produces the protein MGVPLPGAKGRLGALWKRLSRGLRPLIQTESGRQSWDEMYLLHLKRIWESPFLLAAKENNVQGLKKLIQDGSCDIYQKGAIGETALHIAILYDCTEAADFLLEVAPELINEKMTSALYEGQTALHIAAVNQNVHLVKCLLKKRAHISTPRATGYFFRRNSSHRSYFGEHVLSFAASVGNEEIVRLLIENGADIRAQDSLGNTVLHILVLQPNKIFACQMYNLILSYDKQEGNLEPLDLIPNNEGLTPFKLAGVEGNTVMFQHLLQKRKQIMWSLGPITTILYDLTEIDSWDGDQSFLELLVSTKKREARRILDITPVKELVNLKWNTYGRPYFYFLALFYVLYMICFTMCCVYRPLKNRSDNQTDERDNTVLVQKTLQESYLTYEDQLRLVGELITVIGAMAILLLEIPDILRVGATKYFGQTILGGPFHIIIITYACVILITMVMRLTSTEGEVAPMSFALVLGWCNVMYFARGFQMLGPSTIMIQKMILGDLIRFCGLMAVVIFGFASAFYIIFQTENPSNLGHFYNYPMSLFSTFELFLTIIDGPANYDVDLPFVFCVVYAAFAIIAALLMLNLLIAMMGDTHWRVANERDELWRAQVVATTVMLERKLPRCLWPRSGICGQEYGLGDKWFLRVEERLDVSKHKMLRYAEAFKNQDKEDFDKYSGKLCQPEPFQFKKETSPSVSRSTTQSSFHRGWQILRNNTFSHLRGEENHALEEEIYHV, from the exons GATCTGGGAATCTCCTTTTCTCTTGGCTGCCAAGGAGAACAATGTTCAGGGTCTTAAGAAATTAATCCAAGATGGTTCTTGTGACATTTATCAAAAAG GAGCGATTGGGGAGACAGCTCTCCATATAGCCATCCTCTATGATTGTACAGAAGCTGCTGACTTTCTTCTGGAAGTTGCTCCAGAACTCATCAATGAGAAAATGACATCAGCACTTTATGAAG GACAAACAGCGCTCCACATTGCAGCAGTTAATCAAAATGTTCACTTAGTGAAATGTCTGCTGAAGAAGAGGGCTCACATTTCTACTCCACGAGCTACGGGATACTTCTTCCGGCGTAACTCCTCACATCGATCCTATTTTG GGGAGCATGTTTTATCTTTTGCAGCCTCTGTGGGCAATGAGGAAATTGTTCGGCTATTAATTGAAAATGGAGCTGATATCAGAGCACAAGATTCTCTAG GAAACACCGTTCTTCACATTCTAGTTCTACAGCCAAACAAGATATTTGCATGCCAGATGTACAATCTCATTCTTTCCTATGACAAACAAGAAGGGAACTTGGAACCATTGGACTTGATTCCCAACAATGAAGGTCTTACTCCATTCAAACTGGCTGGAGTCGAGGGTAACACTGTG atgTTCCAGCATCTTTTGCAAAAGCGTAAACAAATAATGTGGTCTTTGGGACCTATTACCACTATTCTCTATGATCTTACAGAAATTGATTCCTGGGATGGAGACCAATCTTTTCTGGAACTTCTTGTATCAACAAAGAAAAGAGAG gCTCGCCGTATCCTAGATATTACTCCTGTGAAGGAACTTGTGAATCTAAAATGGAACACATATGGGCGGCCTTATTTCTATTTCCTGGCTCTGTTTTATGTCCTCTATATGATTTGCTTCACCATGTGCTGCGTTTATAGACCACTGAAAAATCGCTCAGATAATCAAACGGACGAGCGGGATAACACCGTCCTTGTGCAGAAAACATTGCAG GAATCATATCTGACATATGAGGATCAACTCAGGCTTGTGGGAGAGTTAATTACAGTGATAGGAGCCATGGCAATTTTACTTTTGGAG atTCCAGATATTCTAAGAGTTGGAGCCACAAAGTACTTTGGACAAACCATTCTGGGAGGACCTTTTCACATAATAAT CATCACATATGCCTGTGTAATCCTGATAACCATGGTAATGCGACTGACCAGCACAGAAGGAGAAGTGGCCCCCATGTCCTTTGCCCTGGTGTTGGGCTGGTGCAACGTCATGTACTTTGCACGAGGATTTCAGATGCTTGGGCCTTCCACCAtcatgatacagaag ATGATACTTGGTGACCTTATACGTTTTTGTGGGCTGATGGCTGTTGTCATATTTGGCTTTGCCTCAG CTTTCTACATCATCTTTCAGACAGAAAATCCAAGCAATCTGGGACACTTCTACAATTATCCCATGTCTCTCTTCAGTACCTTTGAGCTCTTCCTTACCATCATAGATGGACCAGCCAACTATGATGTGGATTTGCCATTTGTGTTCTGTGTGGTGTATGCTGCTTTCGCTATCATTGCTGCTTTGCTCATGCTCAACCTGCTCATTGCCATGATGGGTGACACTCACTGGCGAGTAGCCAATGAACGGGATGAGCTTTGGCGAGCACAG GTTGTTGCTACTACAGTCATGCTTGAACGGAAACTCCCGCGATGTCTTTGGCCTCGTTCTGGCATTTGTGGCCAAGAGTATGGGTTGGGAGACAAGTGGTTTCTCAG GGTGGAAGAGCGTCTGGATGTCAGCAAGCACAAGATGCTACGCTATGCAGAGGCATTTAAAAACCAAGACAAAGAGGATTTTGATAAGTATTCCGGGAAACTATGTCAACCCGAACCTTTCCAATTCAAGAAAGAAACATCTCCATCTGTCTCACGAAGCACTACTCAAAGCAGCTTCCACCGTGGTTGGCAAATCCTGCGGAACAACACCTTCAGCCACCTTCGTGGGGAAGAAAATCATGCTTTGGAAGAAGAGATCTATCATGtctga